A single Vigna radiata var. radiata cultivar VC1973A chromosome 8, Vradiata_ver6, whole genome shotgun sequence DNA region contains:
- the LOC106771059 gene encoding mitochondrial pyruvate carrier 1 isoform X2, with product MASFRAFWNSPMGPKTTHFWGPVANWGFVAAGLADMKKPPEMISGNMTGAMCIYSALFMRFAWMVQPRNYLLFACHASNETVQLYQFSRWARAEGHLSDKKEETSSQ from the exons ATGGCTTCCTTCAGAGCATTTTGGAACAGTCCAATGGGTCCCAAAACTACTCACTTTTGGGGACCTGTTGCCAACTGGGGATTTGTGGCAGCT GGATTGGCTGACATGAAGAAACCTCCAGAAATGATCTCTGGCAACATGACAGGAG CAATGTGTATCTATTCAGCATTGTTCATGAGATTTGCATGGATGGTACAGCCACGCAATTATCTACTTTTTGCTTGTCATGCCTCGAATGAGACTGTTCAACTTTATCAATTCTCTCGATGGGCAAGGGCAGAGGG GCATCTGTCTGATAAGAAGGAGGAAACTTCATCTCAGTAA
- the LOC106771059 gene encoding mitochondrial pyruvate carrier 1 isoform X1, whose protein sequence is MASFRAFWNSPMGPKTTHFWGPVANWGFVAAGLADMKKPPEMISGNMTGAMCIYSALFMRFAWMVQPRNYLLFACHASNETVQLYQFSRWARAEGSSPGVWCLKKLLQLTSSTRKLGLILIGHTLCNENI, encoded by the exons ATGGCTTCCTTCAGAGCATTTTGGAACAGTCCAATGGGTCCCAAAACTACTCACTTTTGGGGACCTGTTGCCAACTGGGGATTTGTGGCAGCT GGATTGGCTGACATGAAGAAACCTCCAGAAATGATCTCTGGCAACATGACAGGAG CAATGTGTATCTATTCAGCATTGTTCATGAGATTTGCATGGATGGTACAGCCACGCAATTATCTACTTTTTGCTTGTCATGCCTCGAATGAGACTGTTCAACTTTATCAATTCTCTCGATGGGCAAGGGCAGAGGG CTCGTCACCAGGGGTGTGGTGTTTGAAAAAGCTTCTTCAATTAACAAGCTCTACTAGGAAATTAGGCCTAATATTAATCGGCCATACTTTGTGcaatgaaaatatttga